Below is a window of Rhodopseudomonas sp. P2A-2r DNA.
CGTTTCGATCACGCCGTCAATACCGGCGGAGGCCACCGCGGAGGCCAGCCCCTGCGCCATGAAGTTGAGATCGAGGTTCATCTCGTTGCCGAATTCGATCAGTATGTAGCGGTCGCCCGCGGGCAAGAATTTCGGCTGGTCGTAGATCACAATCGTCTTCCCTTCTCTGTACCGCCAGGTGTCAGTTCAGGCCTTCCGCCTTCACCCAGCCGGCCGTCTGGTCGAGCGTCTTGACGAAGCGCCGGAAGAGTTCGTCCACCTGCTCTTCGGTGATGATCATCGGCGGGCACAGCGCCAACGTATCGCCGATTGCGCGTACAATCAGGCCGTGTTCGTGACCGGCGCCAAAGGCATAGGCGCCGACCTTACCGGGCGTCCTGAACGGCCGGCGGGTGGCCTTGTCGGCGACCATCTCCACGCCGGCGATCAGGCCGGCGCCACGCACCTCGCCGATCAGCGGATGGTCCGACAACGCGGAAAGCTTTGTTTGGAGAATAGCGCCCATACGGGCGGCGTTGCCCATCAGGTCGCGCTCCTCGATGATCTTCAGGTTTTCCAGCCCCACCGCCGTGGCGACCGGATGGCCGGAGGCAGTAAAGCCGTGGCCGAATGTACCAATCTTCGCCGTGTTGTCGGCGATGGCGTCATAGACGGCTTCCGAAAACAACACGGCGGCCAGCGGCAGGTAGGATGAGGTCAGTTGCTTCGAGACGATCATGATATCCGGCTTGAAGCCGTAATGGACGGCGCCGAAGGAACTGCCGAGCCGGCCGAAACCGTTGATGACCTCGTCGGCAACCAGCAGGATGTCGTATTTGCGGCAGAGCGCCTCGATCCCTTGCCAGTAGCCCGCAGGCGGCGGCATGACCCCGCCGGCGGCCATCAGAGGTTCGCCGATGAAGGCTGCGATTGTGTCAGCGCCTTCCTCAAGGATTACCGCCTCGGCTTCGGCAACGAGCCGTGCCGTGAAGGCGGCCTCGCTCTCCCCTTCCGCGCCAAAGCGGTAGAAGTGCGGGCAGGTCAGATGCCGGACCGGTATCGCCGGAAGGTCGAAATCTCGGTGATTGTTAGGCAAGCCCGTGAGACTGCCGGAAGCGACGGTGATGCCGTGGTAACCCTTGGTGCGGGCGAGAAACTTCTTCTTCCGCGGCCGGCCCAGTGCATTGTTCATGTACCATACCATCTTCACCATCGTGTCGTTGGCCTCGGAGCCAGAGCTGGTGAAGAAGACGCGGGTGATTTGCTCGGGCGTTATTTCGACCAGCTTTTCGGAGAGCCGGATGGAGGGTTCGTGCGCCTTGTCGCTGAAGGTGTGGTAGTAGGGCAGCTTCGCCATCTGCGCTGATGCCGCCGCGACCAGGCGCGGCTCGTCAAAGCCGACGCCGACCGACCAGAGACCGGCCAGGCCCTCGATATATTCGCGCCCCGCATCGTCGTAGACATAGATGCCCTTGCCACGTTCGATGACGATAGGTCCCTTCTTCTCATGCGCCCGCGCATCGGTGTAGGGATGCAGCGTGGTGGTGATGTCTGCATGATGGAGAGAGTTTGAAAGCGTATTCATGACGATGTCCTTGCGTGTCAGGCGGCGATGGTCGGCGAAATCAGAATGTACTTCTGTTCGAGATATTCATCGATGCCGTACCGCGACCCTTCGCGACCCAGTCCGCTCTCCTTGATGCCGCCGAAGGGAGCCACTTCGTTGGAGATCAGTCCTTCATTGACGCCGACCATCCCCGTTTCGATCGCATCAGTCACCCGCCACATCCGATCGAGGTCCCGGGTGAAAATATAGGCCGCCAGACCGTAGTCGGTCGCATTGGCGAGCGTAACCGCCTCGCTTTCGCTGGAAAACCGGAAGAGTGGCGCCACGGGACCGAAGGTCTCGTCCTGCGACAGCTCCATGCGGTCGTTGGCGCCTGCGATGACGGTCGGCTGGAAGAAGGTGCCGCCCTTTTCGTGCCGCGCCCCTCCGTGAACGATGGTGCCGCCATGCGCCATCGCATCGGCAATATGCCGCTCGACCTTGACGACTGCGGCCATGTTGATCAGTGGTCCGATCGTGACGTCGTTCTCGATCCCGGAACCTACCTTCAGCTTCGACACGGCCTCGACCAGTGCCATGCTGAAAGCATCGTAGATACCATCCTGCACATAGATGCGGTTGGCGCAGACGCAGGTCTGGCCGGAATTGCGGAACTTGGAATTCATGCAGGCCTGGATGGCGGTCGGGATATCGGCGTCGTCGAAGACGATCAGCGGTGCATTGCCGCCGAGCTCCATCGAAGTCTTCTTGACCGTTTTTGCCGCCTGCTCCAGCAGCAGCTTGCCGACCCGCGTCGAGCCGGTGAAGCTCAGCTTGCGGACCGCGCGGCTGCCCGTCAGGGATTTGCCTATATTGGCGGGATCGCCGGTGACGACGTTCAGCACACCGTCCGGAATGCCGGCCCGGTGGGCAAGTTCGGCCAGCGCCAGGGCGCTGAATGGCGTAAACTCTGACGGCTTGACGATCACCGTGCAGCCGGCGGCCAGCGCCGGCGCGCATTTGCGGTTGAAAAGCGCGGAGGGAAGTTCCAAGGAATGATCGCGGCCGCGACCCCGATCGCCTGTTTCTGAACGATGATGCGGCTGCCGGCCTTCGGTGCCGGGATCGTATCGCCGTAGACCCGTTTTGCCTCCTCGGCATACCATTCGATGAAGGTGGCGCCATAAGCGATCTCGCCGCGCGCCTCGGCGATCGGCTTGCCCTGTTCAAAGGTCAGGAGTTGCGCCAGCGCTTCCTGGTTTTCCAGGACGAGGTCATGCCAGCGGCGCAGATACCGGCTCCGCTCCTTCGCAGCCAGCCCCCGCCATGCCGGCAGGGCAGCTTCGGCAGCGGCGATGGCTTTTTCCGTCTCGGCGGCGCCCATGTTCGGCACCCGGCCGACGAGGCTGCCATCGGCCGGATTGACGACGTCGATGGTACTGCCGCCGTCGGCATCGGTCCATTTGCCGTCGATGAAGCCCTTTTCGAACTTGAGGGCTGCCGCGGATGAAGGGAGGGAGAGCATGACTAGTATCCTGTTATTCTGAATAGGTAAGACAAGCGATTGCGTCAGCGCCTGGCAGCATTGGCAGCGCGGTAGCGATCGAGAACGACGGCGCCGACCAGAACGATACCGAGCACGATCATCTGATAGTTCGAGCCGATCCGCATCAGGTCCATACCGTTGGCCAGCACGGTGATGAACACGACGCCCATGAAGACGCCCGCGACCGAGCCTTCGCCGCCGCGTAGCGAGCAGCCTCCGATCACGGCCGCAGCGATCGAGTTGAGCGGAAACTCGCCGCCGAGCAGCGGTTCGCCCGAGGAAACCCGAGCCGTCAGCAGCCAGCCGGAAAAGGCGGTCATGGTGGCGCACAGCACGTAGCTGGCGATCAGATACCAATTGATGTTGACGCCAGCGACGATGGCCGAACGGATGTTGGAGCCGATCGCATAGACGTATCGGCCGAATTTCATGTGATGAACGAGCAGATAGACAAGGACGAGGGCCGGCGTCGCGATGATCGCGGACACCGGAATGCCGTGGAAGAAGCCGGAGCCGATGCCGTAGACGAAATCCCTCGGCAGGCCGCTCACTTGCTGGCCCTGCGAGATCACCAGCGTGACGCCGCGAAAAATCGAGGCGGTTGCCAGCGTCACGATGAAGGCATTGACCTTCAGGATCGCCACGCCGAAGCCGTTGACCAGCCCGGCGACAGCGCCCGTCAGAATCATTGCCAGAAACCCTGCGCCGACTGACATCCACGCGGCATCCGGAAAGGCGAGCGCCACGGCGACCATGACCTTTGCCGCGATGACGGAGGTCAGCGCCACCACGGCGCCCACCGACAGGTCGAAGCCGCCAGCCAGCAGCACCAGCATCTGGCCGAAGGCGATGAGCATCAGGAAAACGCCCTGTTGCACCATGTTGAGCGTATTGGCGGAACTGAGAAAACGCGGATTACCCAGTTGGAATACGACGATGCAGATCAGGAGAATGATCGGCAGGGCGCCGAAGCGCAGCACTTTCGCGGCGATGTTGGTGGTGGCCGAGGGTATGGTGCCGGCGCTGGAGCGAAGTTCGGTCATTGCAGGGGTCCTTTCGGCTTCTCACCAAAAGCATAGGCGACGACGACATCCTCGGTGATGTTCTTGCGGCCAAGGTCTGCCACGCAGCCCCCTCATGCATCACGTAGGCGCGATGCGAGAGATGCACCAACTCCTGGAGATCGGAGCTGACGAGAAGAATGGCCGCGCCGTCGCGGCATAGCTGTTGAAGTTGATGGTAGAAATCGAGCCGCGCACCGACGTCGATGCCGGCGGTCGGTTCGTCGAAAATGTAGATCTTGCGGGAACGACTGAGTGCCCGGCCGAGAACGACCTTCTGCTGGTTGCCGCCCGATAGTTCCTGCACCTTCTTCTGCGGTTCGGCCGGTTGTACCTTGAGACGCGCAAGAAGATCGCTCACCAGCGCCGACAGTACGCCGGTCTGCACGAAGCCGCAGCGCGTCGAACCCGGCGCTCCGAGAACTTCCAGAACGACGTTATCGGCGATCGACCGGTTGAGCGCCAGGGCTTCGCCACGCCGGTCCTGCGGCAGATAGATGAGGCCGCGATTGAGCATGCTCTTCGGCGTCGGGGCCGTGACAGACTGGCCTTCGACCAGGATCTCGCCGCCGTCGATAGGCATCAGCCCGAAGACGACGCGGGCAAGTTCGGCCTTGCCGCAGCCGACGAGACCGCCGAGCCCGACGATCTCGCCGAAGCGCACGGTGATCGAGGCGTCCTTGAGCTTGCCGCCGGACGACAGCCCTCTGACCTCCAGCGCCATGCCCGCCGGCGCATGCGCGATGTCCGGATAGAAGCTCGACATTTCGCGGCCGACCATCTCGGCGATCATCTGATCGTTCGTGACGTCGGCCAGACGATGGAATCCCGTCTGCCGGCCGTCGCGCAGGATGGTGACGACATCGCCGAGCCGGCGGATCTCCTCCATGCGATGGCTGATATAGAGAATGGCCCAGCCGTCCTGCTTTAGGGCGGCAATGGCCGAAAACAGATGTTCGGATTCGTCGTGGCTAAGCGTTGCCGTTGGCTCGTCGAGGATGAGCGCGCCGGGCTTGCCGCCAAGTGCCCGCAGGATTTCCAGTAATTGCTGTTCGGCCCGCGTCAACGTATCCACGCGCACATCGGGGTCCAACTGGACGCCGAGTGTGCGCATGGCATCCAGCACGTCGTTGCGCATCGCGGATTTGTCGAGAAACCCGCTTCGGGTCCGCTCGCGTCCGAGCGCATAGTTTTCGGCAACCGTCAGCGTCGGGGCCAAAGCGAAGTCCTGCAACACGGCATTGATACCGGCCTCGCGTGCTTCGAGCGGCGTTAGCGTCGCGCAGGGCTTTCCCCGCACCATCCGTTCACCGGCATCCATCATGTTGCTGCCGGTCAGAAGGCTGACAAGCGTCGATTTGCCGGCGCCGTTTTCGCCCAACAACATATGCACCTCGCCGCATCGGAGCGTCAGGCTGACGTCCTTCAACGCGGCATAGCTGCCATAGAACTTGGATGCACCGGAGAGTGAGGCGAAGGCCTCACCCTCCACGCGGTCAGGGAGCCGCTCATTTTTTCGTGGCTTTGATTGCGAACTCGACGCTGTATCCCTTCGGCGCAAACATGTCGGTCATGTTGTACGCCTTGATCGTTTCCGCAGTGACCATGGCAGGTTTCGGGCCTGCGCGCTTGGCAGCCAGCGTCTGGCCTTCGAGGAGCCGCAGGGCCATATCGACGGCCAGGCGGCCCTGAAGCGAGGTGAAGTCGGTCGGCGAGGCCTTGGTCGCGCCGGCCGCGATGTCCTCATAGACCGGCGGGATGATATCGAACGCCGCGACATTGACCTTGGCGCCGAGATTGGCGTTGCGAACCGCGACGGCCGCGGCCTGTGCCGCAACGTCGACACCGACGATCCAGGTCATGTTTTCGTAGGTCTGAAGCGCATTGTTAATGAGATCGAGCTGCACGTTGAGGCCGGTGTCACCGCGGCGCGTGACGGCCACTTCGACCTTCGACCCCTTGATCGCATCGTTGAAACCGCGCACCGCGTCGTCCGACCAGCCAGCACCCTGCGGCCCCGGGAAGAAGCCAACGACCAGAGGCCCGCCCTTCGACTGCTCGACGATGTACTTGCCGGTGGTGAAGGCGAGATCGTAGAAGCTCACCAGCGCATGGCCGGAAACGCTCGGTTCTTTGACACCATTGACGAAATCGATCACCGGAATACCCGCGTCGGTCGCCTTCTTGACCAGCGGGCCGACGCCGTCGGCACTGATGGCCCCAAGAATGATGCCGTCAAATTTCTGGGCGATGCAGTTGTCCATCTGGCTGAGCTGCGTCGAAAGATTGGTGTAGCCGCCGGCTTCATAAAGCGTCATCGCCGTACCGGTCCGGTGGATTTCGTCGGCGATGCCGTAGTTCGCCGCAACCCAGTAGCTGTCTTTCAAATGCGGGAATAGCACGCAGATGTTCCACGGCTTGGTAATCTCGTTGGCCTTAATCAGCTTCCAGTCGGCATCCGTCTTCTTGTCACCGTTGACGAGTTCGACCGGAAAACTTTCGAGCGCATCAGCCGCTCGGGCGATGCCAGCGCTCAGCATGGTGCCAGCGACAAGAGCCAGTGCGGTCGTCATCAGAAATTGTTTCGTCATGTTCCGTTCCTCTGTTGGTTCTTCAACGTCCGTGGTTTCGAGGTCTTTTGCCCCCGAGCAATGTCACCGGGACGAGTCGAGGACGCTGCGAACCGCAGCTGCCACATCGCGGGCGTTCGGTGGATCCGAATGAATGCAGACCGTGCCGAAGGAGATCGGCAGCATGGTGCCGTCTATCGCTGCGACCTGCTTGTCCAGAAGGGCGGTTTCCAGGCGCGCGGAAGCCTTTGAGAGGTCGATGGCCGAATGGCTGCGCGGAATGATCAGCCGCCCGTCCGGGCTATAGGAAAGATCGGCGAAGAACTCCCCAATAAAAGGCACGCCGACCGTGCGCGCCGCCTCTTCGTGGCAGGTCCCGCTCATGCCGAAGAGTGGCACATCGAAAACCTTGACGGCCTCGGCAATGGCAAGGGCCGTTTCCATCTCGCGAGCGGCCATGCCGTATACGATGCCATGCGGCTTGACGTGGCTGAGCGTCGTGCCGGCAGCGCGCACGAAACCCGAAAGAGCGCCGATCTGATAGACGAAGGCAGCCCGCAACTCGTCCGGCGTCAGCCGCATCTCGCGTCGGCCGAAGCCTTCCTTGTCGGGCAGCGAGGGATGCGCGCCGATAGCCTTGCCGTGCGAGACGGCCAGATCGACGGTCTTTCGCATTGTGAGAGGATCTGCGGCATGAAAGCCGCAGGCGATGTTGGCGCAGTCGATGAATGGCATGATGCCCTCATCGTCACCGAACCGCCACGGCCCGAAGCTCTCTCCCATGTCGCAGTTCAGCGTGACCATGATCGTTTTCTCGTTCAGTGTTATAACGCTCGACGGAAAGCAATCTGCAGCCCATTCTTTTTTCTGTCAACAGAAGATGTTTAGTGTTATAACACTTTATCAAGTAAGAATGGACCAAGGATGACGAATTTCGACGATCAGGTGCCATCCGGCGTTCTGCCGACCGATGCGCTGGACTTGCCACCGGTCCTGCGCGAGATGTTGCACGAGCAGATTTTTACGCTCCTGAAGCGCAATCTGATGATGGGGCGGTTTGCACCCGGTCAGAAGCTGCCGCTGAGGAGCCTTGCCGCCAGCCTGGGCACGAGCCTCATGCCCGTCCGCGATGCGTTGCAGCGGCTGGAAAGCATCGGCTGCGTGATCTCGACGGCAAACCGCACGATGATGGTTCCTTCCTTCTCGATAAAGGAACTGCAGGATATTCGCACGCTACGCATGCTTCTCGAGGGAACGGCGGCCGAACGCGCCGCCATCGAGCGGACCGATGCGGAACTGGCGGACCTGCGTAGGTATTGCACGGACATCGAAACCGCTGCCGACACCCACAATCTCGATCTCTTCCTCGAGGCGAACTACAATTTCCATATGGCGATCGCCGATATGAGTAGGATCTCCTTCGTCAGCAATTTGCTAGAACCGCTGTGGATGCGCATCGGCCCTGTCGTGCGCCAGTCCAAACCGGATCAGGCCCATATCCGCAAGGCGGTGAAGTATCACCTGAAAGCCTGTTCGGCTATCGCGGAGCGTGATCCGGTGGCCGCAGCCGCAGCCATTCGCGAGGATATCATGGAATGCAATGAGTATTGAGCTGCAAAGCATGCTTATACGGCCGTAGGCGATGCCGGATGGATTTGAGAAAGTCCTTGAATTCGACGGAGAGGCACATGCTGCCGCTCCACTGGAGGATATCTACCGACCTGCACTTCTGAGATCAGCCGCAACCGCATTTGATGAAACGATAATGAAATTGGTCTCCTTTCGCTTCGACACAACCGACAGTCGGTGAAGGAAAGTGAACTGGCAGGAGCAATGTACCGGTGTCCGTCGCGCCGGGCAAACTGCAATAGAACGTTCTGAACGCGGCAGACCTCCGCGACTGCCGAGCCATCTTCCGCCTGCTTCAAAACGAATACGATCTGCGCTTCTGAAAACTTCGATGCCTTCATGGAACTCTCCTCTCCCCGTCAGGGGATCATAAATGGAAAATTCCAGATCAAACTGGCCTAATTTGGTGGGGGCACGTCAATGCGGCCAATGTGGGCGCATGGCCGCTGTCTTGAAATCGTAGCAATCTCCCTTTACCTCTCGTTCCTTGTCGGTCCCCTGGAGACCTAATCCGTCTGGCCTTCAGGCCGTTGAGCTTAGTGCGTGTCTGAAGCTGGGATTAATGTCTGAATGGCATGAGCGGGCTTCGAACATGCGTGGCAGAACCGAGTGTGAGCCTGGCCGGGGAGCATGTGTTGATTGCCTACATCGTCTGTTCGGCGACCTCTCTGCGCTTGTGATTGCAGCATCGCTGGTTCTCGTTCCACAAGGAACGGCAAGTGCGCAGGCCCCCAAATCGTCGGGTCAGCTTCAGTTCGATATCCCTTCGCAATCGCTCGCCGCGTCGCTCAAGGTCTACAGGGCCGTCACAAATCACGATCTCTATTACGAAAGCAGCCTGATCGAGGCCCATAGATCGTCGGCTGTGGTTGGTGCATTCTTGCCGGACGTAGCGCTGAGGCGGCTTCTGAAAGGGACCGGCTTGTCTGTGGCATCCTTTGAGCCGGGGACCCTTACAATTTTGCCCGGCCGGCCCGTGGCACCGGAGCGCGATCTGCCCGCTCTCAGGAGCAAGGCGGCTGAATTTTCTTCTTACTTCACACGTATCCAGGCAAGCCTACGCGCTGCATTCTGTCGAACGCCTGAAATCCAGCTCGATCCGTCAGAACTCATCGTCCGGCTTTGGATCTCGCAGTCAGGAGCGGTCGCGCGCGCGGAGCTCCTGCAGCCGACGGGATCCGAAGAAAGAGATTTGGCCTACGCAACGGCGATGCGCAGGCTCGTGATCGACCAGGCGCCCCCTACGGCAATGCCGCAACCGGTTACGCTGATGGTCTTGCCGCGGACGTCGCGAATAGCGGCGGAATGTCCGCAATCCGACGGCAACGCCCCATGAGCGATGCAGTGCAGGCCGCGACGTTGCGTGAGGCGCTCGTCAGTCAATACGACGAGATGAAGAAAGTGCTGACGCGCCGGCTTGGTTCGGAGGATCTGGCCGGGGAAGCGTTGCAGGAAACCTACCTGCGGCTCGAGCGGCCGGCGCAGATCGGTATCATCGCTGCTCCAAAACAGTATCTTCTGGCAA
It encodes the following:
- a CDS encoding aspartate aminotransferase family protein — encoded protein: MNTLSNSLHHADITTTLHPYTDARAHEKKGPIVIERGKGIYVYDDAGREYIEGLAGLWSVGVGFDEPRLVAAASAQMAKLPYYHTFSDKAHEPSIRLSEKLVEITPEQITRVFFTSSGSEANDTMVKMVWYMNNALGRPRKKKFLARTKGYHGITVASGSLTGLPNNHRDFDLPAIPVRHLTCPHFYRFGAEGESEAAFTARLVAEAEAVILEEGADTIAAFIGEPLMAAGGVMPPPAGYWQGIEALCRKYDILLVADEVINGFGRLGSSFGAVHYGFKPDIMIVSKQLTSSYLPLAAVLFSEAVYDAIADNTAKIGTFGHGFTASGHPVATAVGLENLKIIEERDLMGNAARMGAILQTKLSALSDHPLIGEVRGAGLIAGVEMVADKATRRPFRTPGKVGAYAFGAGHEHGLIVRAIGDTLALCPPMIITEEQVDELFRRFVKTLDQTAGWVKAEGLN
- a CDS encoding ABC transporter permease, with the protein product MVQQGVFLMLIAFGQMLVLLAGGFDLSVGAVVALTSVIAAKVMVAVALAFPDAAWMSVGAGFLAMILTGAVAGLVNGFGVAILKVNAFIVTLATASIFRGVTLVISQGQQVSGLPRDFVYGIGSGFFHGIPVSAIIATPALVLVYLLVHHMKFGRYVYAIGSNIRSAIVAGVNINWYLIASYVLCATMTAFSGWLLTARVSSGEPLLGGEFPLNSIAAAVIGGCSLRGGEGSVAGVFMGVVFITVLANGMDLMRIGSNYQMIVLGIVLVGAVVLDRYRAANAARR
- a CDS encoding sugar ABC transporter ATP-binding protein, with product MEGEAFASLSGASKFYGSYAALKDVSLTLRCGEVHMLLGENGAGKSTLVSLLTGSNMMDAGERMVRGKPCATLTPLEAREAGINAVLQDFALAPTLTVAENYALGRERTRSGFLDKSAMRNDVLDAMRTLGVQLDPDVRVDTLTRAEQQLLEILRALGGKPGALILDEPTATLSHDESEHLFSAIAALKQDGWAILYISHRMEEIRRLGDVVTILRDGRQTGFHRLADVTNDQMIAEMVGREMSSFYPDIAHAPAGMALEVRGLSSGGKLKDASITVRFGEIVGLGGLVGCGKAELARVVFGLMPIDGGEILVEGQSVTAPTPKSMLNRGLIYLPQDRRGEALALNRSIADNVVLEVLGAPGSTRCGFVQTGVLSALVSDLLARLKVQPAEPQKKVQELSGGNQQKVVLGRALSRSRKIYIFDEPTAGIDVGARLDFYHQLQQLCRDGAAILLVSSDLQELVHLSHRAYVMHEGAAWQTLAARTSPRMSSSPMLLVRSRKDPCNDRTSLQRRHHTLGHHQHRRESAALRRPADHSPDLHRRIPTG
- the torT gene encoding TMAO reductase system periplasmic protein TorT, with the protein product MTKQFLMTTALALVAGTMLSAGIARAADALESFPVELVNGDKKTDADWKLIKANEITKPWNICVLFPHLKDSYWVAANYGIADEIHRTGTAMTLYEAGGYTNLSTQLSQMDNCIAQKFDGIILGAISADGVGPLVKKATDAGIPVIDFVNGVKEPSVSGHALVSFYDLAFTTGKYIVEQSKGGPLVVGFFPGPQGAGWSDDAVRGFNDAIKGSKVEVAVTRRGDTGLNVQLDLINNALQTYENMTWIVGVDVAAQAAAVAVRNANLGAKVNVAAFDIIPPVYEDIAAGATKASPTDFTSLQGRLAVDMALRLLEGQTLAAKRAGPKPAMVTAETIKAYNMTDMFAPKGYSVEFAIKATKK
- the pxpA gene encoding 5-oxoprolinase subunit PxpA, with product MVTLNCDMGESFGPWRFGDDEGIMPFIDCANIACGFHAADPLTMRKTVDLAVSHGKAIGAHPSLPDKEGFGRREMRLTPDELRAAFVYQIGALSGFVRAAGTTLSHVKPHGIVYGMAAREMETALAIAEAVKVFDVPLFGMSGTCHEEAARTVGVPFIGEFFADLSYSPDGRLIIPRSHSAIDLSKASARLETALLDKQVAAIDGTMLPISFGTVCIHSDPPNARDVAAAVRSVLDSSR
- a CDS encoding GntR family transcriptional regulator; protein product: MTNFDDQVPSGVLPTDALDLPPVLREMLHEQIFTLLKRNLMMGRFAPGQKLPLRSLAASLGTSLMPVRDALQRLESIGCVISTANRTMMVPSFSIKELQDIRTLRMLLEGTAAERAAIERTDAELADLRRYCTDIETAADTHNLDLFLEANYNFHMAIADMSRISFVSNLLEPLWMRIGPVVRQSKPDQAHIRKAVKYHLKACSAIAERDPVAAAAAIREDIMECNEY
- a CDS encoding STN domain-containing protein → MRGRTECEPGRGACVDCLHRLFGDLSALVIAASLVLVPQGTASAQAPKSSGQLQFDIPSQSLAASLKVYRAVTNHDLYYESSLIEAHRSSAVVGAFLPDVALRRLLKGTGLSVASFEPGTLTILPGRPVAPERDLPALRSKAAEFSSYFTRIQASLRAAFCRTPEIQLDPSELIVRLWISQSGAVARAELLQPTGSEERDLAYATAMRRLVIDQAPPTAMPQPVTLMVLPRTSRIAAECPQSDGNAP